A section of the Amycolatopsis sp. AA4 genome encodes:
- a CDS encoding MFS transporter has protein sequence MNQRDKTKLPAAYWRLWWASAVDNVGDGVFAAAVPLLTVTLTRDPVLVSVVSAATYLPWLLLSLPAGALVDRRERVGLLWRSQALQAAIVAVVAVLIGVGRIDVAGLAVMGFGLGACEVVFASASLAVLPDLVSEAQLHRANGSQYAIANAGQLFVGPPVGSLLFAGAAALPFGVDAASFVVSAVLLATLPRRPVPRGVQPPVRVAVAEGVRWLGRHRLLRTLAALLAVNTFCCQLGNVTVVLLATQTLHVSDRGYGVLLAGAALGSVAGGMVNGRVVAKIGALRALVTALLGNVVIFVLIGASPNAGVLGILLGMNGFATTLWSVVTVSLRQQAVPAELRGRVHSVYRMLGWGLMPLGSLAGGLVADVLGVRAAYPVAGAVRGVALAAALPVLLSAMRSDRP, from the coding sequence ATGAACCAACGCGACAAGACCAAGCTCCCGGCCGCGTACTGGCGGTTGTGGTGGGCCTCGGCGGTGGACAACGTCGGCGACGGGGTCTTCGCGGCGGCCGTACCGCTGTTGACGGTCACGCTCACCCGCGATCCGGTCCTGGTGTCGGTCGTCTCGGCGGCGACCTACCTGCCCTGGCTGCTGCTCTCCCTGCCCGCGGGTGCGCTCGTGGACCGGCGGGAGCGGGTCGGTCTTCTCTGGCGGTCGCAGGCTCTGCAGGCGGCGATCGTCGCGGTGGTGGCGGTGCTGATCGGGGTGGGCCGGATCGACGTGGCGGGGCTGGCGGTCATGGGGTTCGGCCTCGGTGCGTGCGAAGTCGTGTTCGCCAGCGCGTCGCTCGCGGTCTTGCCGGACCTCGTTTCCGAGGCGCAGTTGCATCGGGCCAACGGCAGCCAGTACGCGATCGCCAATGCCGGGCAGTTGTTCGTCGGGCCGCCGGTCGGCAGTCTGCTGTTCGCGGGCGCGGCGGCGTTGCCGTTCGGGGTGGACGCGGCCTCGTTCGTGGTGTCCGCCGTGCTGCTCGCGACCTTGCCTCGGCGTCCGGTGCCGCGGGGTGTGCAGCCGCCGGTTCGGGTCGCGGTCGCGGAGGGGGTGCGCTGGCTCGGGCGGCATCGGCTGTTGCGGACGTTGGCCGCGCTGCTGGCGGTCAACACGTTCTGCTGTCAGCTCGGCAACGTCACCGTCGTGCTGCTCGCGACGCAAACTCTGCACGTCAGCGACCGCGGTTACGGCGTGCTGCTCGCGGGGGCCGCCCTCGGCAGTGTGGCCGGAGGGATGGTCAACGGGCGGGTCGTGGCGAAGATCGGTGCGCTGCGGGCGTTGGTGACCGCGTTGCTCGGCAATGTGGTGATCTTCGTGCTCATCGGCGCCAGTCCGAACGCGGGTGTTCTGGGGATTCTGCTGGGAATGAACGGGTTCGCCACCACGCTCTGGAGCGTGGTCACGGTGAGCTTGCGCCAGCAGGCGGTGCCGGCGGAACTGCGCGGGCGGGTGCACAGTGTCTACCGGATGCTGGGCTGGGGATTGATGCCGCTGGGCTCGTTGGCCGGCGGGCTGGTCGCGGACGTGCTCGGCGTCCGCGCGGCGTATCCGGTGGCCGGTGCGGTGCGCGGGGTCGCGCTGGCCGCGGCGCTGCCGGTGCTCCTTTCGGCGATGCGCTCGGACCGTCCTTAG
- a CDS encoding serine hydrolase, translating to MHSRKESFAVPRPRPAPGAGNADRLAALLPRLAVRHRVPGAQVALWSGGETVMVQTGAEGGGRPMRRDSRVPIGSVTKAATATLAMMLVADGDLELDEPVGGILGDSGLSAALTLRRLLSHTSGLPSDPADAAGSCRKEVRAAESVCEPGAAFSYSNLGYALVGLLIEEVTGMRWREAVESILLRPLEIEPVYVDSPGVAAGHARDGVRPLEQVLPPMLDPAGALALSAGDLVVFGQVHLGKPGLLDVVTASDLHRPVAGAEPFGLAAGWGLGLACFGDEEFRWLGHDGTADGTSCHLRIDQAGACVLALTANGAGGADLWHDLVEELPELGLPPTRVQVAKSCPIPVPDGDFGSYRNGSLEYTIRPDAAGGACLDVDGDVFPELTRYADGTFTVRDPATGRATPCGRFRGEPGAAAAVEIGGRLARRC from the coding sequence ATGCACTCCCGGAAAGAAAGTTTCGCCGTCCCGAGACCGCGCCCGGCGCCTGGGGCCGGCAATGCGGACCGGCTGGCCGCCCTGCTCCCGCGGCTGGCCGTCCGGCACCGGGTGCCGGGAGCGCAGGTCGCGCTCTGGTCCGGCGGCGAGACCGTAATGGTCCAGACCGGCGCCGAGGGCGGCGGAAGGCCGATGCGGCGCGACTCGCGGGTGCCGATCGGGTCGGTCACCAAGGCGGCGACCGCGACGCTGGCGATGATGCTCGTCGCCGACGGCGACCTCGAACTGGACGAGCCGGTGGGCGGGATTCTGGGCGACAGCGGGCTTTCCGCCGCGCTGACCCTGCGCCGGCTGCTGAGCCACACCAGCGGCCTGCCGTCGGACCCCGCCGACGCCGCCGGGTCGTGCCGGAAAGAGGTGCGGGCCGCGGAGTCCGTCTGCGAGCCGGGCGCCGCGTTCTCCTATTCCAACCTCGGCTACGCGCTGGTCGGCCTGCTGATCGAAGAGGTCACCGGGATGCGCTGGCGCGAGGCGGTCGAGTCGATCCTGTTGCGGCCCTTGGAGATCGAGCCGGTTTACGTCGACAGCCCGGGAGTCGCGGCCGGGCACGCGCGCGACGGCGTGCGTCCGCTCGAGCAGGTGCTGCCGCCGATGCTGGACCCGGCGGGCGCGCTCGCGCTGAGCGCCGGGGACCTGGTCGTGTTCGGGCAGGTGCACCTCGGCAAGCCGGGGCTGCTCGACGTCGTCACCGCGAGCGACCTGCACCGGCCGGTGGCGGGGGCGGAACCGTTCGGCCTCGCCGCCGGCTGGGGGCTCGGGCTGGCCTGTTTCGGCGACGAGGAATTCCGCTGGCTCGGCCACGACGGAACGGCCGACGGCACGTCGTGCCACCTGCGGATCGACCAGGCCGGCGCGTGCGTGCTCGCCCTCACCGCCAACGGGGCGGGCGGCGCCGACCTCTGGCACGACCTGGTCGAGGAACTGCCGGAACTCGGCCTCCCGCCGACCCGCGTCCAGGTTGCGAAATCCTGCCCGATTCCCGTGCCGGACGGCGATTTCGGCAGTTATCGCAACGGCTCCCTCGAATACACGATCCGGCCGGACGCGGCCGGCGGCGCGTGCCTCGACGTGGACGGCGACGTCTTCCCCGAGCTGACCCGGTACGCCGACGGCACGTTCACCGTGCGCGATCCGGCGACCGGCCGCGCCACGCCGTGCGGCCGGTTCCGCGGCGAACCCGGCGCGGCGGCCGCCGTCGAAATCGGCGGCCGGCTCGCGCGGCGGTGCTGA